A DNA window from Ostrea edulis chromosome 5, xbOstEdul1.1, whole genome shotgun sequence contains the following coding sequences:
- the LOC125651378 gene encoding putative uncharacterized protein DDB_G0279653, producing MAVPNTRNRTVSNSIEDLLKEISEKLSLLIEKIDSNHEPVKLILDTVNQHFENMKDNRPDDNVGMESAANNMQLEKEISVKKNIIIRTWKRNLNERKQAFWNAFKTENTVDIYKNWRRLDLPIMPRKFRIKEIAGEDETERAIRENLAAQKFDAEIALLETRSTRYTTRFQNIDIEMEHEIKKISTGEIQTHLLEKWKKDTDDEEEKSKYIWAKKKLFYDNYEENYGTINLDRNQTPKGNKSFKPNNRNQRRNNNTYAEVTRTKYTQHMDQGNNQRLRSSVNVQRQHRNLNQRYRDQRPVEIGYCEESPGDNHMNYKRKYNSNDNINNNSRNNTNNSHGKPFLWRGKIQKYRWKCWA from the coding sequence ATGGCAGTACCAAATACGAGGAATAGAACTGTAAGTAACAGTATAGAAGACTTACTAAAAGAGATTTCGGAAAAACTATCACTTTTAATTGAAAAGATTGATAGCAACCATGAACCAGTAAAACTAATTCTTGACACTGTCAACCAACATTTCGAAAACATGAAAGACAATCGTCCAGATGATAATGTCGGCATGGAATCCGCTGCAAATAACATGCAACTGGAGAAGGAAATCAGCGTaaagaaaaatatcattattcgGACATGGAAAAGAAATCTCAACGAACGAAAACAGGCATTTTGGAATGCATTTAAAACGGAAAATACAGTCGACATCTATAAGAATTGGAGACGACTGGACCTACCTATAATGCCTAGAAAATTTCGCATAAAGGAAATTGCAGGGGAGGATGAAACTGAAAGGGCAATCAGAGAAAATTTAGCTGCACAAAAATTTGATGCAGAAATCGCACTCTTGGAGACCAGATCAACCAGATATACTACgcgatttcaaaatattgatattgaaatggagcatGAAATCAAGAAAATCTCGACCGGAGAAATCCAAACCCACTTATTGGAGAAGTGGAAAAAAGACACAGATGACGAGGAGGAAAAGTCAAAATATATCTGGGCTAAGAAGAAGCTTTTCTATGACAATTATGAGGAAAATTATGGGACCATCAACTTGGACAGAAATCAAACACCTAAAGGAAACAAATCATTCAAACCAAACAACAGAAATCAACGAAGAAACAACAATACATATGCCGAGGTTACAAGAACGAAATATACTCAGCACATGGATCAAGGAAACAACCAAAGGTTGAGATCATCTGTAAATGTCCAAAGACAACATAGGAATCTAAACCAAAGGTACCGGGACCAAAGACCTGTAGAAATAGGATATTGTGAGGAATCTCCAGGTGACAATCACATGAACTACAAACGAAAATATAACAGCAATGATAACATCAACAACAACAGCCGCAACAACACCAACAACAGCCATGGTAAGCCTTTTTTGTGGAGgggcaaaattcagaaataccGCTGGAAATGTTGGGCATAA